Proteins encoded in a region of the Candidatus Neomarinimicrobiota bacterium genome:
- a CDS encoding DUF3078 domain-containing protein, giving the protein MKTPIKAILILTILMLGLALAQDEAPSPWKNSVKGGLNLTQTGFDNWSAGGQNAFAWQMNLNYSFVQNLEKTTWSHKGKFLYGATKTGNKELRKSVDEIKMESVLTYKLGSKINPFVAVTGETQFDAGYDYSTDSSFQISAFLDPGYFRESIGVGYAINENLGTRLGLSFKQTVTSDYPAPYADDPKTTEIETLRSEIGAESVTDFTYNVSENTEYVSKLELFSAFSSFSNMDVNWDNTLTVKVSEYINMNVNFKMVYDKDVSEKRQIKQSMAFGVNYTFI; this is encoded by the coding sequence ATGAAAACACCAATAAAAGCGATACTAATACTAACAATTTTAATGCTTGGCTTGGCCTTAGCACAGGATGAAGCGCCATCCCCGTGGAAAAACTCTGTTAAGGGGGGCCTAAATCTGACTCAAACGGGATTTGACAACTGGTCTGCCGGTGGCCAGAATGCCTTTGCCTGGCAAATGAATCTGAATTACAGTTTTGTACAGAACCTGGAAAAAACCACCTGGTCCCACAAGGGCAAGTTTTTGTATGGGGCCACAAAAACGGGTAACAAGGAACTACGCAAGTCAGTTGATGAAATCAAAATGGAAAGCGTTTTGACTTATAAGCTGGGCTCAAAGATTAATCCCTTTGTCGCCGTCACGGGAGAAACACAATTTGATGCGGGCTATGATTATAGCACGGATTCATCATTTCAGATCTCTGCCTTCCTGGATCCAGGTTATTTCAGAGAGAGTATTGGTGTGGGGTATGCCATCAATGAAAACCTGGGAACACGTCTTGGCTTGTCGTTCAAACAGACAGTTACCTCTGACTATCCTGCGCCCTACGCTGATGACCCCAAGACGACTGAGATTGAAACCTTGCGAAGTGAGATTGGTGCAGAGTCAGTCACTGACTTCACATACAATGTTTCTGAGAACACAGAATACGTTTCCAAACTGGAATTGTTTTCCGCCTTCTCATCCTTTAGCAACATGGATGTGAACTGGGATAATACACTCACGGTAAAAGTCTCTGAGTATATCAACATGAATGTAAACTTCAAGATGGTTTACGATAAAGACGTTTCCGAGAAGCGTCAGATTAAACAATCCATGGCTTTTGGAGTAAACTACACTTTTATATAG